In Syntrophobacterales bacterium, the genomic stretch AACATTTTCGAGTACAGTTGCGAATAATTGAAAGTTAGACGTTCCGCTTTTTCGCATAGGCCCTTTGTAGTTCGTTGAATACTTATGAAAAACAATTGGTGAGCAAATCTCCACGCGCTGAGGCTGGAAGTATACAGTCTTTGAGAAAGCCACGCATTCGAAAATACTTTTTAAGGCTGATTGAGTGGGTGCCGGATAAGACACTGGAGACGATCCGGTATCAGGTCTTGTAAACATTGCTGCCGGGCCTGCTATTTCAAACGTAACGGGATAACTTTTTTCAATCATAGTAACGAACGCCTCCTGCTATGTAAGTTCGGAAAAATTTTTCTCTTTATCTATCTGCCCGTATTTAAAGTATCTCACCTCTTCAAAGCCCATCGGCTGCTCTTGCGCGATATACTGCCTTCCTACTCTGTGGTGCGGAATAACAGCCTTCGAATTGTATCCTTACTAACGCCAAGATGGTCAGCTATCTCCCCAAGGCTTGCTCATTTTCCAAAGCACCTCCATAATGCGAATCTTATAACCCTAAAGTATATTACTAATAACATGGATTACAATCGAATTGATGTGAATTGATATGATTATTTATATCGTCTCGCTTTTGCTTGTGTTGCTCCTTGTTTTTCGCATCTTGTCCCGTTCCAACCAAGCAACAAATTCTTCAAATAGAAGCTCTACAGACAAGCAGCAGACATCCCGTTTCATGCTGGCTTCCTCGGGCCATCTTAAAAATTCGGTTTGTGTCATCTTTTTGGTGTGGCCACGGGAATTCAAACGCATGTATGCTTTCTTATGCGCTTCTAGAATGGGACCCTCCGTTACCTTTTCTATTGGGATCATTCATAGTGCCGATTTCATTGCGTTTTTTATTGCGGTCACCATAAAGGTGCTCACAATACTCGGTATTAACCATGCGTCTCGGAATGAAAAAACGTTTGCAGTTTTTACACTTCTTGATGGACGACTTACCAACTTCATGCCCTACAAATTTGAGCCGCAGTTTATATTAACATATCAGACTCAGAGGGACGCAAGTGGTAAGCCCACCAAGTTGAACCGTCTGCACTTGCCCGGAAGATTAATGGAGGCCCGTAACTTCGGCGGATGTGCTTTAAATTACGCTAATGTGGCGATCGGGGCTTCCTGCATCCACAATCCGTGGATGAAGTTGTAGAGCTCGTCCGACACCGACACCTTAAACGGCGTAGGATTCACCGGCCTGAGGTGGTCAGGCCGGAACTCCTTCAGTTGCTGAAGAACGTAATTCCTGGTGTCATGTATGCTCACTGGTTTCAATGGTTTCCAACCGTCCCAGTAAAGGCGGTGTAATGGACGAACCTCAGTCGGTACTACATATGCCCTCTTTGATTCCTCAAAGGGATGGCGGCAGAAGAATTTTTTCCCCGGTTGAGGGGCTTCATTACCCACCTTGATAATTACATCGAGAATGGGGGTGTGGTCCGCGCCGATAAGACGGTACCCCTCTTTTCTGCCCGGAATTGTAATCTTTCCTTTGGATAGTTTAATCCGCGGGTTACCGTTTATCATTACCAGTTTGCAGACACACCCCAATGCGGGTTGCGCCTCGCACGTGACCTGGTTCGTGCCGATCCCAAAAATATTGATCTCATGGCCCTGCCTCTGCATCTCTGTCATGGCAGTTTCGTTAATGTCGTTGCTGGCCGTTATGGTGAGCCCCGAGAAGTCCAAGTTCTGTTTCCTGGCTGCATCCTGAAATATCTTCCTAGTCTCTTTGGACACATAGGCCAGATCTTCGGAATCAATCCGTACTCCGATAGGTTCATATCCGAATTGCTTCAGGGCGGAGGCGACACAGATAAAATTTGGCACACCCGACCTGCGGGTATCATAAGTGTCGACGAGCGCCAGGAACCTGTCTGGAAAACCCTGAGCGTAGGAGATAAAGGCGGTCAGTTCTCCTTCGTTGGTGTTGGTATATCCGAGGGCGTTTCTTATTTGCAGGACAGCCTCCACAAAGTCCCTTTCCTGGCCCTCCGTATCGCGGAGATTTTTCGATTTCAGATCGTCTATTTCCTGAAATGACTGCACAAAAGAGTGGGCGTGGGTACCGACAACGGGAATTCCGAAGAGTTCGCCGGCCTTCACATTGCTCGTGGCGTTGAAGCCACCGATATAACTGTAGCGTGACGCTGAGACGCCGCCGTCAGGACCCTGTGCCCTTCTTAACCCGAATTCAATCAACTTTTTATCGAATCCTGCCAGCAATCTGAACCTTGCCGCCTGAGTGGCCTCCAAGCTCGGGTAGTTAATGAGACAAAGGATCGTTGTTTCAAGAAGCTGGGCAACCGCCAGAGGCCCTTCAATCCTGATAAGGGGCATGGGAGGAAATGTGAGGCTTCCCTCCTGAAGAGAATATATTTTTATCTTGGAACAATCCAGAGCTCTCAACCATTCAAAAAACTTAGGATCACACCCTTTAAGCGGCCCCTGTTTCAAGTATTCAATTTGACTGTCGCTAAATCCGAAGGAGGCGACGAAGTTGACCACTTCCTCAATGCCGGCAAAAACGGTAAACTCGCCGCCAAAGGGATTCCTTCTGAAGAATACGTCAAAGACCGCCGGCTGGTTCATCTTGTCGGCTTTCCAATAGGTATATGCCATGGTAAGCTGATACAAATCGGTTAATGTTGAATTGACCAAAGGGTTTATCGGGTGTATGCCTTTCATGTCCTAACTAATATACAATCATTTTTTACGAAGCCAAGGTTGTCAAATTTTTACTACTATTCCAGACTACGACTGCCAAGTCAAGAAGTCAATCTTTTTGTTGAAAAGAAGGGCCCGGTGTTACGGTCTGTAGGACTGTCTGATGGTAAATACCCTTCTGACAGCGGGTCTGTGTCGAGCGTCATGGTATCTTGTCGCTCCTGTTCTTCTTTGTCCCGTTTGCGTCGACATCTTGAACTACTCACCAGTTCCCGTACCTGATTAACCTGAGAGGTGATCTGGACCTACGAGCAATCTACGCAGAATAGGTCCATCATGGCGGTCCATCCGTAGCATTGGGGGTTGGGGCGGGGATATCTGAAAATCTTACCCATGTAAAAGCTATCTTTCTTGAACGGGACGGATACTGGGACGAGAGGTCTTGAGTATGTATGGATTGTCCTGCCTGATGAATGGCAATTGCATTCTTGCCTGCATTCACCGTGTTCTGCTTGTCCGCGGGTTCTCTTCATGGGCCGCAGCTTTGTTTTATCGATCCTTTATTCTTGTTGAATTTGGCATTACCTAAAATCAGTTTGCCATTACTCAGCCATATTTCCACCGGCTCCACCGACTCCTCCCGGATTTATATAAAGGCAGTCTTTTTTGTATTCTATTTTTTTTTCAGTTTCGATATGTCGGATAGGGGCTATAGTGTCCGAGACAGCACAAAATCATTATTCATGCGCCTCAAGAAAAACAGAGGGAAAAAGTAAAAGCTAAAAAGGCAGTCGTTGGTTGTTTGCTGTTAGTCGTTCGCTAAGAATGAAAAGACAGTGACTTGGTGCAAATAATGGAAAAGACTCCCGTTAGACATCGGGTTTGAAAAATTAATCAGAACAAGAAAGCACTTACTTTTTAGCTCCTCTTACTTGTTCTTGCAACTGTCTTTTCCGTATACACATAGAGGGTTTTCAACAATTCATCCACCGTTTGCTACTACGGATAGAGATGATGGAACGTGGTCACAGTGCCAAATTTCATCACCAGTGATGGTAAGTCAATTATATCCCGCAATAGGTCTTCTTCTCTGACAGGTATCAGGAAGAGAATCCTGGATGATCCTTCTTACTTTTAGGTTTTACCAGATTCTAAACTCGTAAAGAGTATGGAATTTAGTTGAAAGAGACATGAGGGGGGACTTATGTTGTTATAGTATTCTAGAAGAGACGGCGATCTTTATAGAGAAGTTTCAGTGGAACAGGAAGAGTTCCCTCAAAAAAGACTTCGGTCACTGGCAGGCCTCTCTTGGAGAGGCCTGCCAGTATGACGAGAGAGAATACTGAAGATAGGAAGATTACCAGGCGTATGGAGCGCTATAATAGACGAAACGAGAAGGAGAGTCGTATATTTGATATCCATGTTAAGGGTATGCCGGAACAGACTGCCAGAAAAAAGAGGATTGGAAGGGGGGATTCATGCCCATTTGAAATGTGCTATAATATATATGTACAAAAGGATAATAAGAGGAAAAGTTTATGGGTATGGTGCGAGAACCGGTTGTTAGCGGGACATTCTATCCCGACGACCCCAAGATACTTGCAGACAATATTCGCGGTTACCTGAGAAATGCGAAATTTGAGCGGATAAAGGGAGAAATAGTAGGTATAGTTTCTCCTCACGCCGGCTACATCTATTCCGGGCAGGTAGTCGCTTACGGGATGAAAGCTGTGTCGATGGGTTCCTATGATACGGTGATCGTCATGGGCTCTAGCCACAGGGAATACTTTGAAGGTGCGGCCATAATGGACGCGGGAAGGTATAGAACTCCCCTCGGCTCGGTGGATATAGATGAGGAACTGGCACGGGCGATTATGGACGAAAACAAGCTCGTCTTTTCGGATGCCGAGATTCATGGACCGGAACACTCCCTTGAAGTCCAGATCCCATTTCTGCAGACTGTGTTGAGCGGCTTCAAACTGGTCCCCATGGTGATAGGATCCCATGAAGGCGACATCTGCGCGTCGCTGGCTAGGGCGATCTACGAGGGGATAAGACGTGAGGGACGGCGACGACACATCCTTCTGGTGGGGAGTACCGATCTCAGCCATTACCACTCTTACGCCGACGCAATGAGACTCGACAAACTGGTGGTGGACCGGTTGGAAACTTTTGATATTCAAGGTATGATGGAAGATTTCAATAATGAAATCTGCGAGGCATGCGGCAAAGGCCCCATTATCGTTACCATGATGCTTTCTAGGCTGTTGGGGGCAGGGACTAGCAAAGTGCTGAAATATACCAATTCCGGCGATGTGTCCGGTGATAAGGGAAACGTTGTAGGCTATATGTCTGCTGTCTTTTACAGGGCGGAAGGGGCGATGGCATGAACAGCCTGTTAGATACAGATAAGGTCTTTCTTAAGAAGATAACTAAAGAAGCGATTGAAGCCGTTTTGTTCCACAGGGGGAAGGTCTTTTCGGAAGTGCCCGAGACCCTACAGGAGAAAATGGGCGCCTTTGTCACGTTAAGAACGAATAAGGAGGAATTGAGGGGTTGCATAGGCTATACCAAAGGGGTGCTGCCTCTCCACCAGACAGTCAGGGAGATGGCTGTACAGGCAGCTTTCCATGACCAGAGGTTTAAGCCGGCATGTAAAGACGAGTGGGATGATATTGATGTGGAAATATCGGTTCTCTCGTCTCTCAGAAAAATTAAGAGCCTGGAAAATATCAAGGTCGGTGTGCACGGTATACTCATAGAAAAGGGATTCAATTCGGGGTTGCTGCTTCCCCAAGTCGCTGTGGAGAACGGGTGGGACAGAGCAGCTTTTGTGGAATATGCATGCCGCAAAGCTGGGCTTCCCAAGGATGCGTGGAAGTCGAAAGAGATCAGTATTTACATTTTTTCCGCAGAGGTGTTTTAGAACAAGGATGGCGAAGAAAGAAGAAAAAATCGAAAGAGAGATGTCTATTGAAGACACAATAGAGAACCATCCCGAGGTTGTTCCTGTTTTCGAGAGACACGGATTGAGATGCGCAGGATGCAAGGCTGCGCTGTTCGAGAATATAGAGCAGGGAGCAAAAATCTACGGTATTGATATGGATGTCTTATTAGCAGATTTAAACGTGGCGATATCGGAAGACTGATTCCTTCGGGTGGCCAATTGTGCTGGCCAGATTGTACTGGCAGTCCGCGGCTGAATCCCGGCAAATAAACGAGTCGATTATTAGCGTGGCTGACCTTTGCGCATGAGCGACAGATTGAATATGAACTATCTGTGAAACCGAAAAAAATATATGCCGTAATCCTTGCCGCAGGAGTCTCGCGGCGGTTGGGGGTGAGCAAGCTGACCCTCGAAATAGATGGCAGGAGCGTTATAAAGCGGTCCGTTGCACCTTTTCTCATAGACGAGGTCGAAAAGACCTTTGTAGTGGCATCCATTGACAGGGCGAAGATAGCGAAAGAGTTAAGGTGTCTAGAGACTGTTGAAATAATTGATAATCAGCATTATCATGAGGGTATATCATCCTCGGTGAAAGCCTCGCTGCCTTATATAAAAGGAGCGGATGGAGTCTTCTTTCACTTGGGTGACAAACCTTTTGTGAGGCCTGACCAGGTGAAGACAATCCTTGAGTTTTATCTCCGTGGAACCAGAAATTTTGTAGTTCCCTTGTATGGAGGAAGAAAAGGACATCCGGTCCTTATGAACACAGAGCTGTATCTTAGCGAGATGGAGCGGCTAGAAGGTGACAAAGGACTCAGGGAAATCATAGATAAATACCTCAAAGATGTGGTATTTTTGGATGGAGATGAAGGAAACGTCTTTGATATCGATACCATCGAAGACATAGAGATTTTAAAGAGGATGGGCTATAAGATTGAAGAAAGTTAAAGTTGAAGATGCTTTGGGGATGGCGCTTGCACACGATATAACCGAAATTATC encodes the following:
- a CDS encoding DUF6076 domain-containing protein, giving the protein MRLKFVGHEVGKSSIKKCKNCKRFFIPRRMVNTEYCEHLYGDRNKKRNEIGTMNDPNRKGNGGSHSRSA
- the pncB gene encoding nicotinate phosphoribosyltransferase; amino-acid sequence: MKGIHPINPLVNSTLTDLYQLTMAYTYWKADKMNQPAVFDVFFRRNPFGGEFTVFAGIEEVVNFVASFGFSDSQIEYLKQGPLKGCDPKFFEWLRALDCSKIKIYSLQEGSLTFPPMPLIRIEGPLAVAQLLETTILCLINYPSLEATQAARFRLLAGFDKKLIEFGLRRAQGPDGGVSASRYSYIGGFNATSNVKAGELFGIPVVGTHAHSFVQSFQEIDDLKSKNLRDTEGQERDFVEAVLQIRNALGYTNTNEGELTAFISYAQGFPDRFLALVDTYDTRRSGVPNFICVASALKQFGYEPIGVRIDSEDLAYVSKETRKIFQDAARKQNLDFSGLTITASNDINETAMTEMQRQGHEINIFGIGTNQVTCEAQPALGCVCKLVMINGNPRIKLSKGKITIPGRKEGYRLIGADHTPILDVIIKVGNEAPQPGKKFFCRHPFEESKRAYVVPTEVRPLHRLYWDGWKPLKPVSIHDTRNYVLQQLKEFRPDHLRPVNPTPFKVSVSDELYNFIHGLWMQEAPIATLA
- the amrB gene encoding AmmeMemoRadiSam system protein B, which translates into the protein MGMVREPVVSGTFYPDDPKILADNIRGYLRNAKFERIKGEIVGIVSPHAGYIYSGQVVAYGMKAVSMGSYDTVIVMGSSHREYFEGAAIMDAGRYRTPLGSVDIDEELARAIMDENKLVFSDAEIHGPEHSLEVQIPFLQTVLSGFKLVPMVIGSHEGDICASLARAIYEGIRREGRRRHILLVGSTDLSHYHSYADAMRLDKLVVDRLETFDIQGMMEDFNNEICEACGKGPIIVTMMLSRLLGAGTSKVLKYTNSGDVSGDKGNVVGYMSAVFYRAEGAMA
- the amrA gene encoding AmmeMemoRadiSam system protein A; amino-acid sequence: MNSLLDTDKVFLKKITKEAIEAVLFHRGKVFSEVPETLQEKMGAFVTLRTNKEELRGCIGYTKGVLPLHQTVREMAVQAAFHDQRFKPACKDEWDDIDVEISVLSSLRKIKSLENIKVGVHGILIEKGFNSGLLLPQVAVENGWDRAAFVEYACRKAGLPKDAWKSKEISIYIFSAEVF
- a CDS encoding DUF1858 domain-containing protein, with translation MAKKEEKIEREMSIEDTIENHPEVVPVFERHGLRCAGCKAALFENIEQGAKIYGIDMDVLLADLNVAISED
- a CDS encoding nucleotidyltransferase family protein gives rise to the protein MKPKKIYAVILAAGVSRRLGVSKLTLEIDGRSVIKRSVAPFLIDEVEKTFVVASIDRAKIAKELRCLETVEIIDNQHYHEGISSSVKASLPYIKGADGVFFHLGDKPFVRPDQVKTILEFYLRGTRNFVVPLYGGRKGHPVLMNTELYLSEMERLEGDKGLREIIDKYLKDVVFLDGDEGNVFDIDTIEDIEILKRMGYKIEES